Proteins encoded together in one Cicer arietinum cultivar CDC Frontier isolate Library 1 chromosome 4, Cicar.CDCFrontier_v2.0, whole genome shotgun sequence window:
- the LOC101515527 gene encoding uncharacterized protein gives MEKADKNAANREKLTILHTLGSKTLARKRDELELRDGRKYSRGEMYSICHKKSDGSFVNDEAKEKYEQLQAEIGKTPSPNEAFVNVFGKEHPGYVRCMGLGITPSQITTSTSHSVRSMSSSEANEKMEKMQAEIDRLKKRDSEVDMLKEQIAFLMQMQNSRDKQVKLFS, from the exons ATACATTAGGCTCTAAGACGCTTGCAAGGAAGAGGGATGAGTTG GAACTGAGAGATGGTCGAAAATACAGTAGGGGTGAAATGTATTCAATTTGTCATAAAAAGTCTGATGGGTCATTTGTCAACGACGAAGCCAAGGAAAAATAT GAACAATTGCAAGCTGAAATTGGGAAGACTCCTTCTCCAAATGAAGCATTTGTTAATGTGTTTGGAAAAGAACATCCTGGATATGTTCGTTGTATGGGACTTGGAATAACACCATCACAAATTACTACATCTACTTCTCACTCTGTAAGATCAATGTCTTCCTCTGAAGCTAATGAAAAGATGGAGAAAATGCAAGCTGAAATTGATAGGCTTAAGAAAAGGGATTCTGAAGTTGATATGTTGAAGGAGCAAATTGCTTTCTTGATGCAAATGCAAAATTCTAGAGACAAAcaggtaaaattattttcatag